CGCGAACTCGCCCAGCGTTCCGCCAATGCGGCGAGGGAGATCAAGCAGCTGATCTCGACCTCCTCGGCGCAGGTCAAAACCGGTGTCCAGCTGGTCGGCGAATCCGGCCTCTCGCTCGAACAGATCGTCGAGCAGGTCACCGCGATGAATGCGACCGTCGCCGAAATCGCCGTTGCCGCCCGCGAACAGGCGACCAGCCTGCGCGAGGTCTCGGCCGCCGGCGACCAGATGGACAAGGTGACGCAGCAGAATGCCGCGATGGTCGAAGAAACCACGGCCGCCGCCCAGAGCCTGACCCAGGAAACCGAAAGCCTTGCCGAGTTGCTGCGGCGCTTCAAAACCGGCAGCGGCCGGGCATCGGAGCAGCGGTATTACGCCATGGCGTCCTGAAGTCGTGATGAAGCCGTCAATTGCTCCCGCCGAGGCTAAGTCCGGCGGGAGCAGCGTTTTCAGCGAAGCTCGGAGGCTTCGGTAAGCTCGTGGTGCTAACGGGGAAGGGCCGCGAGCCGTTCACCGCTGCCATGCACCTCCAGGCCCCTTTGGGCGAGCGGCCCGGCGGAAGGCCTCGAAATCACCAACATCAGACGACCCACCGGGTCATGAAGGCACTTCTCCAGAAGCTGGAGAGGAACGAAGGCGGCGAGGAGCTGATGGTTTCAGAGACGCGCTTCACGCGTCTTAGGTCAAAGGCACATATGCGTAGGTTCTGTCGCCGTTGTCGTGCACATGCCCGAGCCCAGGAAACGGCAAGTGCGCGCCGCCGATCATGTACCGGTTCCGGGCGGCATCGTCGAAGACCCGCAGGTGTTCCTGTTCGGCCGCTACCTGGTCGACATCGTATCCGATCGTCACCGTTGGATCGGCAAACTGGACTGAGGCGACATGGACAATATCGCCCCACACCAGGAGCTTTTCGCCCCTGCTCTCTACCTCGTACATCGTGTGTCCCGGAGTATGCCCATAGGCCGGCCGCGCTCGGATTCCCGGAGTCAGGTCAGCGCTGCCCTCGAACGTATCGAGTTTGCCCACTTTCATATAGGCGGACAACGAAGTCGTAGCGGCGTCGAAGAAGCGCTTCGCCTCGGCGGGGGCGGCACGCATGTTTTCCTCGCTCAGCCAGTAATCCGTGTCGCGCCGGTCCGCGCGAACGACAGCGTTGGGAAAAGTCCGCTCATTTCCCGACATCAACCCACCGATGTGATCGGTATGCATATGCGTCAGATAGACCTCGTCCACCTGCTCCGGCCGGTAGCCTGAGGCGCGAAGATTGTTCAGCAGCTTGCCGGTATGTGGGCCTAGCAGAGTGCCGGCGCCTGCGTCGACCAGCACCAGCTTCTCACCCGTGTTGATAAGAAAGGAATTGTGAGAAGTCTCCACCTGTTCTCCGAGAAAGCCGCTTTTCAGAGCGTCGGCAATTCGCGAGGGATTGCCTTGCAGCAATTTCATGGCCGCGAGTGGATTTTTGCCGTCGGACAGCACCGTGACTTCATAGTCACCAACCATCAAACGACGGAATTCCGGAGCCTCGCTCTTGACCATCGGAGCGTCGGCAAACAGGGGGCCGGGCATGGCGCACCCTATGCAGAGGCACGACGCGATGAGGAGGGAGCGGCGCGTGGGATCGATCGGTCGGTTCTTCATCGTGTTGGTCTCCTTGGCGGCCGTTACCGATTGGTGGCGCGATGACGCGAATATTCGGGAGGATGAAGTGTCGTCGGCCCCAGTCCGGAATGCGCACAGGTTGCACCGGCGCTATACATCCGTCTAATTCAGAGTTCGACGGTACCATTATAACAAGCATGAATGATGGCAGGAGCGAACCCGCTCCTCAGTTCGTCATCGCCGGCAATTCACCAATCGATTTCTTCCCATCGCCATAGAACATGCGGGTGTTCTCCTTGAAGAACAGCGGATTCTCGATGCCGGAATAGCCGGTCCCCGGTCCTCGCTTGGAGACGAACAGCTGCTTTGCCTTCCACACTTCGAGAGCCGACATGCCGGCGATCGGTGAATTGGAATCTTCCTGACTCTCGAGTTGACGATGTCGTTGGAGCCGATGACGATGGCCACATCGGTTTCGTGGAAGTCCTCGTTGATCTCGTCCCTCTCAAGCACGATGTCGCGGCCGCTCAGCTGGCATAGAAGTTCAGCTTCCTCGGTCGTATAGCGGCGATGACAGGGTTGATTGGCATCGGCATTTCAAGGATCGTTGGCTTGATTGCCCACTATTTGATCGCAAATCACCACGCAACATCCCGATGTCTTGCTGCTGTCAATCGCCATGCCACATGGAGTCGCCTCCGGGCTTTTCTGCTGCCGCCAGCTCTCTGGCCGACCTGGCGCGGCAAGGAGACTTTATTTTGAGACAGCGGTGGTGGCGTTGGCTCGATGGGAGTCACGGTACATGGAACCTAGAACGATCTTCAACAGGACACCGGGCGCCCCGTCCTTAAGGAAGCTGGAAATACCGCTATATGTCAGTTCAAGGACTATGCCGCCGATGTAGAATGCACTGGCAGGTGGCCGCGGTGCCAGACCTAATTTTCGGATAAGGATGTTTCCTACGCCCTCCCATTGAT
The window above is part of the Rhizobium sp. BT03 genome. Proteins encoded here:
- a CDS encoding MBL fold metallo-hydrolase produces the protein MKNRPIDPTRRSLLIASCLCIGCAMPGPLFADAPMVKSEAPEFRRLMVGDYEVTVLSDGKNPLAAMKLLQGNPSRIADALKSGFLGEQVETSHNSFLINTGEKLVLVDAGAGTLLGPHTGKLLNNLRASGYRPEQVDEVYLTHMHTDHIGGLMSGNERTFPNAVVRADRRDTDYWLSEENMRAAPAEAKRFFDAATTSLSAYMKVGKLDTFEGSADLTPGIRARPAYGHTPGHTMYEVESRGEKLLVWGDIVHVASVQFADPTVTIGYDVDQVAAEQEHLRVFDDAARNRYMIGGAHLPFPGLGHVHDNGDRTYAYVPLT